In Methanobrevibacter oralis, a single window of DNA contains:
- a CDS encoding transcription factor S: MEFCPNCGAMLLPKDNKLECSCGYSKDLSETNSDQYEVAAKVKENDNVIMKGEDMNLLPTTKEICPKCGYNKAAYELRQTRSADEAETRFFQCLKCKHKWREYD; encoded by the coding sequence ATGGAATTTTGCCCAAATTGTGGAGCTATGCTACTTCCAAAAGATAATAAGTTGGAATGTAGTTGTGGATATTCAAAAGATTTATCCGAAACTAACAGTGATCAATATGAAGTCGCTGCAAAAGTAAAAGAGAACGACAATGTTATTATGAAAGGAGAAGACATGAACCTTCTTCCAACAACAAAAGAAATTTGTCCAAAATGTGGTTACAATAAAGCAGCATACGAATTAAGGCAAACTAGAAGTGCAGATGAAGCTGAAACACGTTTTTTCCAATGTTTAAAATGTAAACATAAATGGAGAGAATACGATTAA